In Bacillus sp. FJAT-45037, the following are encoded in one genomic region:
- the rocF gene encoding arginase — MKRLKIGVIGVPMDLGQNRRGVDMGPSAIRYAGLISRLEALGHVVKDFGDVSIEKRAEKIGLVGLKNLPQVIHANDSLRQQIEEIEVEGLFPLVLGGDHSIAIGTLAGVTKSRRQLGVIWYDAHGDLNTEETSPSGNIHGMPLAVSLGLGDESLTNIGGFAPKIKPEHIVIIGARSLDEGEKEYIKEKGIKIFTMHEIDRLGMTKVMEQAIDHVSNGTDGVHLSLDLDGLDPNDAPGVGTPVLGGISYRESHLAMEMLAEANILTSTEFVEVNPILDERNKTAEVAVALMGSLFGEKLL; from the coding sequence ATGAAACGATTAAAAATTGGAGTGATTGGGGTACCAATGGACTTAGGTCAGAACCGACGAGGCGTCGATATGGGGCCAAGTGCGATTCGTTATGCAGGCTTAATCAGTAGACTGGAAGCTCTCGGACATGTTGTGAAAGACTTTGGTGATGTGTCCATTGAAAAACGAGCAGAAAAAATAGGATTAGTAGGTCTAAAAAACTTACCTCAAGTGATCCACGCCAATGATTCATTACGTCAGCAAATTGAAGAAATTGAGGTAGAAGGCCTTTTCCCACTTGTTCTAGGTGGTGATCATAGTATTGCTATAGGTACACTTGCTGGGGTGACAAAATCGCGGAGGCAACTCGGTGTGATTTGGTATGATGCCCATGGCGATTTAAATACAGAGGAAACATCACCATCAGGCAATATCCATGGCATGCCACTTGCGGTTAGTCTTGGATTAGGTGATGAATCACTAACAAATATTGGCGGATTTGCTCCAAAAATTAAGCCAGAGCATATCGTAATCATTGGCGCTCGTTCATTAGACGAGGGAGAGAAAGAATACATTAAAGAAAAAGGCATTAAAATCTTTACGATGCACGAGATTGATCGACTGGGGATGACGAAAGTGATGGAGCAGGCCATTGATCACGTCTCAAATGGAACAGATGGTGTTCACTTAAGCTTAGACTTAGACGGACTCGATCCAAATGATGCACCAGGCGTAGGAACTCCAGTACTTGGGGGAATCTCTTATCGTGAAAGTCATTTAGCGATGGAGATGCTAGCAGAAGCAAATATTTTAACATCGACTGAATTTGTCGAAGTTAATCCGATACTAGATGAACGCAACAAGACAGCTGAGGTTGCCGTTGCCTTGATGGGATCTTTATTTGGAGAGAAGTTACTTTAA
- a CDS encoding ornithine--oxo-acid transaminase yields the protein MTKTTSIIEKTEQFGAKNYHPLPIVISKAEGVWVEDPEGNRYIDMLSAYSAVNQGHRHPKIIQALKDQADRITLTSRAFHNDQLAPFYEKVAGLTNKDMVLPMNTGAEAVETAVKTARRWAYDVKGVEANQAEIIVCENNFHGRTMTAVSLSSNEEYKRGFGPMLPGIKMIPYGDAQALREAITPNTAAFLVEPIQGEAGIIIPPEGFLKEVREICSDNQVLFIADEIQSGLARSGKLFACDWEEVEPDMYILGKALGGGVMPISVVAANREILGVFEPGSHGSTFGGNPLACATSIAALEVIEEEGLVARSHDLGEYVMSELRKIPHQDIKEIRGRGLFIGIELIVPARGYCEQLKELGLLCKETHENVIRLAPPLVISKEDLDFALEKIKQVFA from the coding sequence ATGACAAAAACAACGTCAATTATCGAAAAAACAGAACAATTTGGAGCAAAGAATTATCATCCACTTCCGATTGTTATTTCTAAAGCAGAAGGTGTGTGGGTAGAAGATCCAGAGGGAAATCGTTACATTGATATGCTAAGTGCATACTCGGCGGTTAATCAAGGTCATCGTCACCCGAAAATTATTCAAGCCCTAAAAGACCAGGCTGACCGTATTACTTTAACATCACGTGCCTTTCACAATGACCAATTAGCTCCTTTTTACGAAAAAGTTGCAGGACTAACGAACAAAGATATGGTACTTCCGATGAATACAGGAGCAGAAGCAGTCGAGACCGCTGTAAAAACAGCTCGTCGTTGGGCTTATGATGTAAAAGGAGTCGAAGCAAACCAAGCAGAGATCATTGTATGTGAAAATAACTTCCACGGACGGACGATGACAGCTGTTTCCCTTTCATCAAATGAAGAGTATAAGCGTGGATTTGGTCCAATGCTTCCAGGAATTAAAATGATCCCTTATGGTGATGCGCAAGCGTTGCGTGAAGCGATCACTCCGAATACGGCTGCATTTCTCGTAGAGCCGATCCAAGGGGAAGCAGGGATTATTATTCCGCCTGAAGGCTTTTTAAAAGAAGTTCGTGAAATTTGCTCGGATAATCAAGTACTATTCATTGCCGATGAAATTCAATCAGGGCTTGCTAGGTCTGGAAAACTGTTTGCATGTGACTGGGAGGAAGTCGAACCTGATATGTACATTCTAGGAAAAGCGCTAGGTGGTGGAGTGATGCCAATTTCGGTTGTCGCTGCTAATCGTGAGATTCTTGGTGTGTTTGAACCTGGTTCTCATGGCTCCACTTTTGGTGGCAATCCATTAGCATGTGCAACATCAATTGCTGCTCTTGAAGTGATTGAAGAAGAAGGGCTCGTTGCACGCTCTCATGATCTAGGAGAATACGTGATGAGTGAGCTTCGCAAGATTCCACACCAAGACATCAAAGAAATTCGGGGACGTGGGTTATTTATCGGCATTGAGTTAATCGTTCCTGCTCGTGGATATTGTGAGCAGTTAAAAGAGTTAGGACTTCTATGTAAAGAAACACACGAGAATGTGATCCGACTAGCACCACCACTAGTCATCTCAAAAGAAGACCTAGACTTTGCATTGGAAAAAATAAAACAGGTTTTCGCATAA
- a CDS encoding sigma-54 interaction domain-containing protein gives MNQVEKENLKQTISMLEVVLDTIDVGVHIVDADGKTVLYNKKMTDIESMPPNEVLHKSLLDVFLFKEDQSSTLLQSLKKGKHFYNIKQQYYNNKGYPVTAVNDTHPVTNENGEVVGAFELSKDITRLEKLMNDTLQKNGQTRYTFSQIIGQSEAMTQVIHEAKRATRTSSSVLLTGETGTGKEIFAQSIHNGSTRASAPFISQNCAALPDNLIEGILFGTKKGAFTGAIEHPGLFEQAQGGTLLLDEINSLNPALQAKLLRAIQEKTIRRVGDTKDTPVDVRIISTVNEDPFDAVANGRLRKDLFYRLGVVSLYIPPLCDRYGDIPILVEHFLEIFNKRFQMNVEWISADVLELFEQYEWPGNVRELEHVIESAMNIMTTEHQMELYHLPMHMRRRLTTQPSKEKDTPAASTHSNETFLHKPLKDHLAEVESYYIKQAMTVHKGNVSQAAKALGISRQNLQYRLKKLSSDDTL, from the coding sequence ATGAATCAAGTAGAAAAAGAAAACCTAAAGCAGACGATCTCGATGCTTGAAGTTGTCTTAGACACCATTGATGTTGGTGTACATATTGTTGATGCTGACGGAAAAACAGTCCTATACAATAAGAAGATGACGGATATTGAATCAATGCCACCGAATGAGGTGCTTCATAAAAGCCTGCTTGATGTCTTCTTATTTAAAGAAGATCAATCAAGTACGTTGTTACAGTCTTTAAAAAAAGGCAAGCATTTCTATAACATCAAACAGCAATATTATAATAACAAAGGCTATCCAGTTACAGCAGTCAACGATACACACCCTGTGACCAACGAAAATGGAGAAGTCGTTGGCGCCTTCGAGTTATCTAAAGACATTACTCGTCTTGAGAAATTGATGAACGATACTCTGCAAAAAAATGGGCAGACTCGTTACACCTTTTCGCAAATTATTGGGCAGAGCGAGGCGATGACCCAAGTCATACATGAAGCCAAACGTGCAACCAGAACGAGTTCATCTGTTTTACTAACAGGCGAGACGGGAACAGGCAAGGAAATTTTCGCTCAAAGTATCCATAATGGGAGCACTCGTGCTAGTGCACCATTTATCTCGCAAAATTGTGCTGCATTACCTGATAACCTTATTGAAGGTATTTTATTTGGCACAAAAAAAGGCGCATTTACTGGGGCAATTGAACACCCTGGCCTATTTGAACAAGCACAAGGCGGCACCTTGCTTTTAGATGAGATTAATTCTCTTAATCCAGCCCTGCAAGCGAAGTTACTACGTGCTATTCAAGAAAAAACGATTCGACGAGTTGGCGACACAAAAGACACACCAGTCGATGTAAGGATTATTTCAACAGTAAATGAAGATCCTTTTGACGCGGTAGCAAACGGCCGCTTAAGAAAAGATTTATTTTATCGCTTAGGTGTAGTCTCTCTTTACATTCCACCACTATGCGATCGATACGGTGACATACCGATTCTTGTTGAACATTTTCTTGAGATCTTTAATAAACGGTTCCAAATGAATGTCGAGTGGATCTCTGCTGATGTCCTTGAATTGTTTGAGCAGTATGAATGGCCTGGAAATGTACGTGAATTAGAGCATGTGATTGAGTCTGCCATGAACATTATGACGACCGAACACCAAATGGAGCTCTATCATTTGCCCATGCATATGAGAAGGCGACTTACGACTCAACCGTCAAAAGAAAAAGACACTCCAGCTGCATCCACCCACTCAAATGAAACGTTCCTTCACAAGCCACTCAAAGATCATCTCGCTGAGGTCGAATCTTATTACATAAAACAGGCAATGACTGTTCATAAAGGCAATGTGTCACAAGCCGCCAAGGCGCTAGGTATTAGTCGTCAAAATCTTCAATACCGTTTAAAAAAATTATCGAGTGACGATACATTGTAA